One stretch of Daphnia pulicaria isolate SC F1-1A chromosome 8, SC_F0-13Bv2, whole genome shotgun sequence DNA includes these proteins:
- the LOC124311026 gene encoding bicaudal D-related protein homolog: MPGENRHQSSSNLKGHHMLDNYAIMEQQQQQQQQHHHQPAADLSEPVGNGSLQELYAQLVQKERDLLLAAQLGKALLEKNEELGLQNEKMAEEYSRQLEILEQEKHVLRRKVDNVEGEYESKVSELQSDVADLRRALDEQQNNVKMAERQKSSIITQLTEQNQRLTAQLKEAMKNEEQLSAQLQGLRDQFSLRKSSLQDHVGHLEIMREEIVMLTEKKTELERRLQHLLTEREGLTSNLDESSDRIVGLERQCHEQEVHLRETHRELNELRAANGSLCERLESMTRNLSSPSAPSFHHHSHSLLAEMDLSAASSGHGSASSPNSHPSLTGQDDIEIDDIECDDPQGENSLVVEEQNQKMRQEVMDACVALRSLCETVRAQRRRASLSLSSFTSSNGSGQNASVVSSASTDTDGDGHGSIPRLDGKQDTGLLNYLVKDIDHLVRGSAWFQLDFSQCDQCGRSPNDLLQLESELHLTQEAADRLQRNLADKTEESKRRNEEATSFKNQLTLKEVELEATREERDTARRDVRDTHLAKDEIIRRAWEVRDQAVSRKNAAEIELARTRIDVLQINSQLLEAIQQKVELSQQLDQWQVDMQQLLDDQMKSKLSKQERLRSMASAGGGAAQQSAGTTAGTANSPQQRKTKFLGLFQRS; this comes from the exons ATGCCCGGCGAAAATCGTCACCAGTCTAGTTCTAACCTCAAAGGCCATCACATGCTGGACAATTACGCCATcatggagcagcagcagcagcagcagcagcagcatcatcatcagccCGCGGCCGATCTGAGTGAGCCAGTGGGTAATGGCAGCCTGCAAGAATTGTACGCCCAGTTGGTTCAGAAGGAGCGTGATCTCCTTCTAGCTGCCCAATTGGGCAAAGCTTTGCTGGAAAAGAACGAAGAACTCGGCCTGCAGAACGAAAAAATGGCAGAAGAGTACTCGAGACAGTTGGAG ATTTTGGAGCAGGAAAAGCACGTTCTGCGGCGCAAAGTGGACAATGTTGAAGGTGAATACGAGTCCAAGGTATCGGAGCTGCAGAGCGACGTCGCCGATCTGAGACGGGCCCTCGACGAGCAGCAGAACAACGTCAAAATGGCAGAGCGACAAAAGTCGTCCATCATTACCCAGTTGACGGAGCAGAACCAGCGACTCACTGCCCAACTCAAAGAG gcgatgaaaaatgaagagcaACTGAGCGCCCAGCTGCAAGGCTTGCGTGATCAGTTCAGTTTGAGGAAATCTAGTCTCCAGGACCATGTCGGCCATTTGGAAATCATGAGAGAAGAG ATCGTGATGCTGACCGAGAAGAAAACGGAATTGGAGCGACGGCTTCAGCACCTGCTGACGGAGCGTGAGGGTCTGACATCGAACCTGGACGAGTCGTCGGACAGGATCGTCGGACTGGAGCGCCAGTGTCACGAGCAGGAGGTTCACCTGCGAGAAACCCACCGGGAGCTGAACGAATTGCGGGCGGCCAACGGGTCACTGTGCGAGCGACTGGAATCGATGACGAGGAACCTGTCCTCACCGTCGGCTCCTTCCTTCCACCACCACAGTCACTCGCTGCTGGCCGAAATGGACCTGTCGGCCGCCAGTTCCGGTCACGGCTCGGCTTCCAGCCCAAACTCGCACCCGTCCCTCACCGGCCAGGACGACATCGAGATCGACGACATCGAGTGCGACGATCCTCAGGGCGAGAATTCCCTCGTCGTCGAAGAGCAAAaccaaaag ATGAGACAAGAAGTGATGGACGCCTGCGTGGCTCTGAGGTCCCTGTGCGAGACGGTGAGAGCCCAGCGACGTCGGGCGTCGCTGTCGCTGTCGTCCTTCACCTCGTCCAACGGGAGCGGTCAGAACGCCTCGGTGGTGAGCTCGGCGTCGACCGACACGGACGGCGACGGACACGGCAGCATCCCGCGGCTGGACGGCAAACAGGACACGGGTCTGCTCAATTACCTCGTCAAAGACATTGATCACCTGGTGAGAGGCTCGGCCTGGTTCCAGCTCGACTTCTCCCAGTGCGACCAGTGCGGACGCAGCCCCAACGACCTCCTCCAGCTCGAGTCCGAGCTGCACTTGACCCAGGAGGCGGCCGACCGGTTGCAGCGCAATTTGGCCGACAAGACGGAAGAATCCAAGCGACGCAACGAGGAAGCCACATCCTTCAAAAATCAG CTGACGCTCAAAGAGGTGGAGCTGGAAGCGACTCGCGAGGAACGCGACACGGCCCGCCGAGATGTCCGTGACACTCACCTGGCCAAAGACGAGATCATCCGACGTGCCTGGGAAGTTCGCGACCAGGCCGTTTCGCGTAAGAACGCGGCCGAAATCGAGCTGGCCCGCACCCGCATCGACGTCCTCCAAATCAACAGTCAACTGCTGGAAGCCATTCAGCAAAAAGTGGAGCTCAGCCAGCAGCTCGACCAGTGGCAG gTGGACATGCAGCAGCTGCTCGACGACCAGATGAAGAGCAAATTGTCCAAACAGGAAAGGCTGCGCTCGATGGCCAGCGCGGGCGGTGGAGCGGCTCAGCAGTCGGCCGGGACCACCGCTGGGACCGCCAACTCACCTCAGCAACGAAAAACCAAGTTCTTGGGTCTTTTCCAACGGTCGTGA
- the LOC124310962 gene encoding peroxidase-like, protein MHEPLQRDYVEVSTSSYQRAIESHRRWRICLWTGLGCTLITCAILLSLLIVGARQPRLAFPVAEVGDSPLLALSFPIKERSHPKGRSNFTIRPEMVYESMTEAREEFRNRKTLEEQLLNHQLNRSDLTPSSYHQQVTTLSPEMRNFSDSAVLAETSVRLLLEREQIPIAELQSADPSALLKEWVHCDPTLVNKKCRPEDKFRTLDGTCNNLHAPEKGATMQPFRRILPPVYDDGFSSPRTKSVVGSDQPLLSAREVSRRFTDSADHVAVETKLSMLFLTWGQFLDHDMTNTGSSKGENGSAITCCGQRKQHPECFPIHVENNDPFYADKGVRCLDFVRSAPAPQCKINGREQFNQASAFIDGSMIYATTSLEADIRLRAHVNGNMRGRLFQDGRWMLPISDKPNDGCNKDELIKQSRYCFKAGDVRVNEQIGLTAMHTVWMREHNRIANELADMNKHWDDTRTYEEARRIVIAMVQHISYNEFVPLLLGEKLTEHLKLRPLASDYDSSYDKEVDAGISNEFSTAAYRFGHSMLQGLVEFHTAKGRTIDFMQFTKILFNPFALWDFGKLDAVVRGNAQQCPRKLDTSFSTQVTNHLFQPEKSNHGFDLFALNIQRGRDHGLAPYIQWRELCNLSPVNDWLELEKEMRPSSFVVLKQIYQDIKDIDLYVGILAENSLPDGILGPVGSCIIGDQFLRSKIGDRFWYETSDPTIRFTPDQLSEIRKSSLARVLCDNGDAMDAIQLKSMEVVSGSNPVKRCHGDEIPRMDLSNWEDGMISPFV, encoded by the exons ATGCACGAACCGCTGCAACGTGATTACGTCGAGGTTAGCACGTCATCCTACCAGCGTGCCATCGAATCTCACCGTCGTTGGAGGATATGCCTCTGGACTGGTCTTGG TTGCACTCTCATCACGTGTGCCATACTGTTGTCTCTGCTCATCGTCGGTGCTAGACAGCCTCGATTAGCCTTCCCTGTTGCCGAAGTGGGAGACTCTCCATTGCTGGCTCTCTCTTTCCCCATTAAAG AAAGAAGCCATCCGAAGGGGCGATCTAATTTTACCATCCGGCCGGAAATGGTGTACGAGAGTATGACAGAGGCCCGAGAAGAGTTCAGAAACCGGAAAACACTTGAGGAGCAACTTCTCAATCATCAGCTCAACCGAAGCGATTTAACGCCTTCCTCTTACCATCAGCAGGTCACCACGCTCAGCCCTGAAATGCGCAATTTCAGCGACTCGGCCGTGTTGGCTGAAACTTCCGTCCGCCTCCTACTAGAACGGGAGCAGATCCCCATAGCAGAGCTCCAATCCGCTGATCCTAGTGCACTACTCAAAGAATGGGTCCACTGCGACCCTACCTTGGTCAACAAGAAATGTCGCCCGGAAGACAAGTTCCGGACGTTAGACGGAACATGCAATAATTTACACGCTCCTGAAAAAGGAGCCACCATGCAGCCATTCCGTCGCATCCTGCCACCCGTCTATGATGACGGATTTTCATCTCCAAGGACTAAGTCCGTCGTGGGAAGTGATCAGCCCTTGCTGTCTGCCAGAGAAGTTAGTCGACGGTTCACTGACAGCGCCGACCACGTTGCCGTTGAAACCAAACTATCAATGCTGTTTCTTACCTGGGGACAGTTTCTCGATCACGACATGACCAACACTGGCTCCTCCAAAG GCGAGAATGGAAGTGCCATCACCTGTTGCGGCCAACGGAAACAGCATCCCGAATGTTTCCCGATTCACGTAGAAAATAACGATCCGTTTTACGCAGATAAAGGCGTCCGTTGCCTGGATTTCGTCCGCTCAGCACCGGCTCCACAATGCAAAATAA ATGGAAGAGAACAGTTTAATCAAGCTTCAGCCTTTATCGATGGTTCCATGATTTACGCCACTACTAGTCTGGAAGCAGATATTCGACTAAGGGCTCACGTTAATGGCAACATGAGAGGTCGATTATTTCAAGACGGACGCTGGATGCTTCCCATTTCCGACAAGCCAAACGACGGATGTAATAAGGACGAGCTCATCAAGCAGAGCCGCTACTGCTTCAAAGCAg GCGACGTGCGAGTTAACGAACAAATCGGATTAACTGCAATGCATACTGTCTGGATGCGCGAGCACAATCGGATCGCCAATGAATTAGCCGACATGAACAAACACTGGGACGACACACGTACGTACGAGGAAGCTCGTCGAATTGTTATCGCCATGGTTCAGCACATCAGTTACAACGAATTTGTACCTTTATTGCTCG gTGAGAAATTGACCGAGCATTTGAAATTGCGTCCACTGGCTAGCGACTACGACAGTAGTTACGATAAGGAAGTTGACGCCGGCATTTCCAACGAATTTTCTACCGCGGCGTACCGTTTCGGTCACAGCATGTTGcag GGTTTAGTGGAATTTCACACGGCCAAAGGACGGACAATCGATTTCATGCAATTCacgaaaattcttttcaaccCGTTCGCCTTGTGGGATTTTGGCAAGTTGGACGCTGTCGTTCGAGGCAACGCCCAACAATGTCCAAGAAAATTAGACACTTCATTCTCCACTCAG GTTACTAACCATTTGTTCCAACCTGAAAAATCCAATCACGGCTTCGACTTATTTGCATTGAATATACAAAGAGGGCGGGACCACGGTCTGGCACCGTATATTCAATGGAGAGAACTATGCAATCTCTCGCCCGTTAACGACTGGCTCGAATTGGAGAAGGAAATGCGACCATCTTCCTTTGTTGTTCTCAAACAAATTTACCA AGACATAAAAGATATTGATCTCTACGTCGGAATCTTGGCCGAGAATTCTTTACCGGACGGTATTCTAGGTCCTGTTGGCAGTTGCATCATAGGAGACCAATTCTTGCGCTCAAAAATTGGCGATCGTTTCTGGTACGAGACGAGCGACCCCACCATCCGCTTCACACCCG ACCAACTGAGTGAGATCCGAAAGTCAAGTCTGGCTCGGGTTTTGTGCGACAACGGCGACGCCATGGACGCCATCCAGTTGAAATCCATGGAGGTTGTCAGCGGTTCCAATCCGGTTAAACGATGCCATGGGGATGAAATTCCCAGAATGGACCTATCCAATTGGGAAGATGGAATGATCTCACCTTTCGTCTAA
- the LOC124311540 gene encoding keratin-associated protein 19-2-like, with amino-acid sequence MMAFKVLFFVAFVVAAIFAAEEKSNQDLEASEGHLHGYYGGLGGLGYGGYGAYGHGFGGYGRFGYGHGLGFGRGYGLYGR; translated from the exons ATGATGGCATTCAAG GTTCTCTTTTTCGTCGCCTTCGTCGTGGCTGCTATTTTTGCGGCTGAAGAGAAATCAAACCAGGATTTAGAAGCATCTGAGGGACATTTGCATGGCTACTACGGTGGGCTCGGCGGATTAGGCTACGGCGGATATGGCGCTTACGGACACGGATT TGGTGGTTACGGACGTTTCGGTTACGGGCACGGCCTCGGATTCGGACGCGGATATGGACTTTACGGCCGTTAA
- the LOC124311135 gene encoding retinoblastoma-binding protein 5 homolog → MNLDLLESFGQNYPEEFDGALDCISMAVTCTFNKRGTLLAVGCNDGRIVVWDFLTRGIAKIISAHVHPVCSLCWSRSGHTILSASTDNTVAIWDVLTGECNQRYRFPSPIIKVQFHPRKADTFLVCPMRHAAVLVELEGNHKLLPLDEDESDLNITASFDRRGQYIYTGNGRGRIIVLDAISLEVKASFRITQGTTSTTAVRSIDFARRGDHFLVNSADRIIRVYDAKEILACGKDGDPEPMQRLQDLVNKTTWKKCCFSGDGEYICAGSARQHALYVWERSIGNLVKILHGTKGELLLDVVWHPVRPIIASVSSGVVSIWAQNQVENWSAFAPDFKELDENVEYEERESEFDLGDEDKSVTQNEREVEDDLEVDVTTVQPISAYYSSDEEKDDEDILLYLPIAPEVEEPEDGWNPAAELEDGTTSGTKRSSHQDQKENSSPKKKRTKSYEISLANAPTDEIHPLVSSKKDKPAVAGGKKVTGPGRPRNSDSGKRFERSRSGK, encoded by the exons ATGAATTTAGATTTACTTG AATCGTTTGGCCAAAACTACCCTGAG GAATTTGATGGAGCTCTTGATTGTATTTCAATGGCTGTCACCTGCACTTTTAATAAGCGAGGAACTCTTCTAGCAGTGGGCTGCAATGATGGAAGGATTGTAGTCTGGGATTTTCTTACCAGAGGAATAGCAAAGATTATTAGTGCTCATGTACATCCTGTCTGCTCACTGTG CTGGTCCAGAAGCGGACACACCATTTTAAGTGCATCAACAGACAACACTGTAGCTATATGGGATGTTCTTACTGGAGAATGTAATCAACGATACAGATTCCCATCTCCAATCATCAAAGTTCAATTTCACCCTAGAAAAGCAGACACATTTCTAGTTTGTCCGATGAGACATGCAGCTGTACTTGTTGAGCTAGAAGGAAATCACAAACTACTACCTTTGGATGAAGATGAG AGTGACCTCAATATCACAGCTTCATTTGACAGAAGAGGACAGTACATATACACTGGCAATGGCAGAGGTCGAATTATTGTTTTGGACGCTATCTCACTTGAG GTAAAAGCCTCTTTTCGCATCACCCAAGGAACAACCAGCACGACAGCGGTTCGAAGTATTGATTTTGCGCGGCGTGGAGA tcaTTTTCTTGTGAATAGCGCTGATCGAATCATTCGAGTCTATGATGCCAAAGAGATTCTTGCATGTGGGAAAGATGGAGATCCGGAACCTATGCAGAGATTGCAGGATCTTGTGAATAA AACTACGTGGAAAAAATGCTGtttttcaggagatggagaataTATATGTGCCGGTTCAGCCAGACAGCACGCCCTTTATGTATGGGAACGAAGCATAGGAAACTTAGTTAAAATTTTGCATGGAACAAAAGGAGAACTGCTTTTAGATGTTGTT TGGCACCCAGTGAGACCTATAATAGCTTCGGTATCCAGCGGAGTGGTATCAATTTGGGCACAGAATCAAGTTGAAAACTGGTCCGCGTTTGCTCCGGATTTCAAAG AACTCGATGAAAATGTTGAATATGAAGAAAGAGAATCCGAATTCGACCTCGGTGATGAAGACAAATCAGTTACACAGAACGAAAGAGAAGTTGAAGATGATTTAGAG GTTGATGTAACAACTGTTCAACCGATATCTGCTTATTACTCCTCTgacgaagaaaaagacgacGAGGATATCCTGCTCTATTTGCCAATCGCTCCTGAAGTAGAAGAACCAGAAGATGGCTGGAATCCAGCCGCTGAATTAGAGGATGGCACCACTTCTGGAACAAAGAGGAGTAGCCATCAGGATCAGAAAGAAAATAGTTCCCCtaagaaaaaacgaacaaaaagcTACGAAATTTCTCTAGCTAATGCTCCAACAGATG AAATTCATCCACTAGTGAGCAGCAAAAAAGACAAACCAGCTGTAGCTGGAGGGAAGAAAGTTACCGGACCCGGACGACCTCGAAACAGTGACAGTGGAAAAAGATTTGAGCGTAGCCGATCAGGAAAATAG
- the LOC124311097 gene encoding U3 small nucleolar RNA-associated protein 15 homolog has translation MASFKKTQIRSLPKIGQKVTADTLYWRKLNFPVTVKEFGPIDYIDVMPIEPYFIAVSSAAKVQIYNPITHQVHRHFTRFKEAAYGASIRSDGKLVVAGCDEGHIKLFDIGSKSLLRIFKGHKGPVHRCKFTADNVHVVSFSDDKSVALWDLPSETEIIKFSEHSDYVRAGCVSSISSDLFLSGSFDHTVKLYDARSPTGSTISVDHGSPVESVLMYPGNSIFVSVGGTELRVWDMLAGGRLLARVSQHHKTITCLHLASDGKRLVTGGLDRHAKIYDVQSYQVVHTLDFPSPVLSLGITPDDFTVVAGMANGLISMQHRQTPAEARALIPKQSLKDQKKSQTTYRFRLNADFRNVNRTFNPATDVEVATKNDNSLVSRYDMFLRKFQYSKALDTVLSKYIRKKKPAITVGVMHELIRRNGLKSALAGRDDSSLSIILTFLARNINDPSHSKIIIQVANTLLDVYENSCLTPQSEKLFLHLQEHVNREVEYMKHLMEIEGMLHILLASTTTQTRRGPVNIGQGPPVKVMLPSAAAAANATMVYNVG, from the exons ATGGCTTCGTTCAAGAAAACTCAAATTAGAAGTTTACCCAAGATTGGACAAAAAGTTACCGCCGATACATTGTATTGGAGAAAACTTAAC TTTCCCGTTACTGTCAAAGAATTCGGACCCATTGACTACATCGATGTTATGCCAATAGAGCCCTATTTCATCGCTGTTTCTAGTGCTGCCAAAGTTCAAATATATAATCCAATCACACATCAAGTTCACAGGCATTTCACACGATTCAAGGAGGCAGCTTATGGTGCTTCCATAAGATCAGATGGTAAACTGGTTGTTGCTGGATGTGATGAAGGACACATCAAACTTTTTGACATTGGTTCAAAATCACTTCTGCGAATATTTAAGGGACATAAAGG ACCTGTTCACCGCTGCAAATTCACAGCAGATAATGTTCATGTTGTCAGTTTTTCTGATGATAAGTCTGTTGCCTTATGGGACCTTCCTAGTGAAACTGAAATTATTAAATTCTCTGAACATTCG gaTTATGTGAGAGCTGGATGTGTTTCAAGCATCAGCTcagatctttttctttctggttcATTTGATCATACAGTTAAGTTGTATGATGCTAGGAGTCCAACTGGTAGCACTATTTCAGTTGACCATGGTTCCCCTGTGGAGAGTGTGCTCATGTACCCTGGcaattctatttttgtttctgttg GTGGTACTGAACTTAGAGTTTGGGACATGCTAGCCGGTGGTCGATTGCTTGCAAGGGTCTCGCAACATCACAAAACCATTACTTGCTTACACTTGGCATCAGACGGGAAACGACTTGTAACTGGTGGTCTCGATCGTCATGCTAAAATCTATGATGTTCAGAGCTATCAAGTGGTCCATACTCTTGACTTCCCCTCACCTGTACTTAGCTTGGGAATCACG CCTGACGATTTTACTGTGGTAGCTGGAATGGCTAACGGTTTAATCTCGATGCAGCACAGACAAACTCCGGCTGAAGCGCGAGCTTTGATCCCAAAGCAGTCCTTGAAAGATCAGAAAAAG tCACAAACTACATATCGTTTCCGTTTGAATGCTGATTTCCGAAACGTCAATCGAACTTTCAATCCTGCAACTGATGTCGAGGTTGCCACAAAAAATGACAACTCTTTAGTGTCTCGATATGACATGTTTCTCCGGAAATTCCAGTACAGCAAAGCATTAGATACAGTTTTAAGCAAATatattagaaaaaagaaacctgcTATTACTGTTGGGGTGATGCACGAATTAATAAG ACGGAACGGCTTAAAATCTGCCCTGGCAGGTCGTGACGATAGCTCATTGTCAATCATTCTGACATTTTTGGCTCGAAACATCAATGACCCGAgtcattcaaaaattataattcaaGTGGCAAATACTTTGCTAG aCGTATACGAGAACAGCTGTTTGACACCCCAATCAGAGAAACTGTTCCTTCATCTACAAGAGCACGTTAACCGAGAAGTAGAGTATATGAAGCATTTAATGGAGATAGAAGGCATGCTGCACATTTTACTCGCCTCAACTACCACGCAAACAAGAAGAGGTCCCGTTAACATCGGACAGGGTCCCCCTGTTAAAGTAATGcttccgtctgctgctgccgctgcgaATGCCACCATGGTTTACAACGTCGGATAA
- the LOC124311413 gene encoding uridine diphosphate glucose pyrophosphatase NUDT14-like, giving the protein MNDLSDVTIVPLENSNFVQPFRMLFKHAGKDRLWDLVRVHESVAIIIFNISKKKLIFVRQFRPAVYINSIPQEDRTNPIDTEKYPAKLGFTLELCAGIVDKKKTLAEIAAEEVLEECGYKVDPDKLEYVIQFHSGVGLSGDPQTVFYAEVTDEMKVSSGGGNPEEGELIDVVEMNISEVEEFLAQKRVPSPGGFLFGLQWFFNKKASLFVS; this is encoded by the exons ATGAATGATTTATCAGATGTTACCATAGTACCCTTGGAGAATTCCAATTTCGTGCAACCGTTTCGCATGCTTTTCAAACATGCTGGCAAAGACAGATTATGGGATCTTGTTAGAGTGCATGAAAG tgtggccatcatcatttttaatatatcCAAGAAAAAGCTGATCTTTGTGAGACAGTTTCGCCCTG CTGTGTACATAAATTCCATACCTCAAGAGGATCGTACAAATCCAATTGATACAGAGAAATATCCTGCTAAACTGGGTTTTACCTTAGAGCTTTGTGCAGGAATagttgataagaaaaaaaccctTGCAGAAATTGCAGCTGAGGAAGTACTTGAAGAATGTGGATACAAAGTTGATCCTGATAAACTGGAATATGTCATTCAGTTTCA TTCTGGTGTAGGGCTCTCAGGTGATCCTCAAACTGTTTTTTATGCTGAAGTTACTGATGAAATGAAG GTGAGTTCAGGAGGAGGCAATCCAGAGGAGGGAGAACTCATTGATGTAGTAGAAATGAACATATCAGAAGTGGAAGAATTCCTTGCTCAAAAAAGGGTTCCTAGTCCTGGGGGGTTTCTTTTTGGCTTGCAATGGTTCTTCAATAAAAAGGCATCATTGTTTGTCTCCTAA